In Bacteroidota bacterium, a single window of DNA contains:
- a CDS encoding ROK family protein, with protein sequence MSHVRYAIGVDLGGTTIKTGIVSSAGKIFAQSKFPTLGEQGPKAVIAQIRRSIDEVLVHAKGKKIGGIGIGSPGIVDEKGGVVKDPPNFADWHSVALGNAVKKIFKLNTRVENDANVAAIAEAKFGAGKRHPNFLFVIWGTGVGGGIILDGSIYRGPFGGAGEIGHVCVDYQGLQCNCGARGCVEAYIGQRYLSQRTVERLKSEPASLILNLVGGDVSKVEPKYISEAALKGDVLAREIFTEAGTLLGVALGSVLNTIDFRVVIIGGGISAAGGFVFDAVKKSVQSHVMKPMRDDITVLPAKLGNSAGILGAAGLVL encoded by the coding sequence ATGTCTCATGTCAGGTACGCGATCGGTGTCGATTTAGGCGGCACGACTATTAAAACCGGTATTGTCAGCTCCGCCGGGAAAATTTTCGCTCAATCAAAATTTCCCACGCTCGGCGAACAAGGACCGAAAGCGGTCATTGCTCAAATACGCAGGTCGATCGATGAGGTGTTGGTTCACGCAAAGGGAAAAAAGATCGGGGGGATCGGCATCGGCTCCCCCGGCATCGTCGATGAGAAAGGCGGGGTGGTCAAAGACCCTCCGAATTTTGCCGATTGGCACAGCGTAGCACTCGGCAATGCCGTTAAAAAAATATTCAAACTGAACACGAGGGTGGAAAACGATGCGAATGTCGCGGCGATCGCCGAAGCAAAATTCGGAGCGGGGAAACGCCACCCGAATTTTCTTTTTGTTATTTGGGGGACGGGCGTCGGCGGGGGAATTATTTTGGACGGCAGTATCTATCGCGGCCCGTTCGGCGGGGCTGGCGAAATCGGGCATGTCTGCGTCGATTACCAGGGATTGCAGTGCAACTGCGGCGCGCGGGGCTGCGTAGAAGCATATATCGGCCAGCGGTATCTTTCGCAACGCACGGTTGAACGGTTGAAAAGCGAGCCGGCGTCATTGATCCTGAACCTTGTCGGCGGAGACGTGTCCAAAGTAGAACCGAAATACATTTCGGAGGCGGCCCTGAAAGGCGATGTCCTGGCCCGGGAAATTTTCACCGAGGCGGGAACGCTGCTCGGTGTCGCCCTCGGTTCCGTCTTGAACACGATCGACTTCCGTGTCGTCATCATCGGCGGAGGCATTTCGGCAGCCGGCGGATTTGTTTTCGACGCCGTGAAAAAGTCGGTACAGTCGCATGTGATGAAACCGATGCGCGACGACATTACTGTGCTTCCCGCGAAGCTCGGAAATTCCGCCGGAATTCTCGGCGCTGCAGGACTCGTTCTGTAA
- a CDS encoding putative LPS assembly protein LptD — MAHEIQKLLTTPVLHFSYRYRPRRILLAFAFLQLFLAQTSHAYPADTLLAAKPDSTVKQDTTKKKASGIDTSVVYSAVDSIVYSYPQKVMKMYGKGDVKYRDLGLKSERIEVNWNDNNLESYGVLDSSKIGKTDSLKKLYRGTPVMVDGSETYEGWKIGYNFKSQKGLVTLGETEMDQSYYHGEQIKKVDKDMMFISNGVFTSCDLDHPHYFFFSPRMRVTIQDKIVAEPIYLYVADVPVFALPFGVFPSQGGRRSGIIAPAYGEDATRGKYISHLGYYDAISDYMDLAVAGDWYPEGGWQALSDFRYAKRYDFSGALTGQYSRLITGEPTDYNRQDEANYRVNLIHNQTIDPTTHLDVNFTFASNNSYKTSNNYDDYLMQEIYSNATLSKSWEGTNNSMTMNISRTQDLLQGSITSTIPTISFSHSQSFPFRVATASRGLSDNSGSNYAWYELIGLGYNGQFMNEDNKTKTADTLDYPDGFNRVNRQGVSHSFTLNASPKAGYFTVSPFFNYYERWYDKSVTVDSVNSKTDAPVLRDVDGFGAVRYFNMGLAASTKLYGMFQPPIPGIAGFRHTITPSISYSYQPDFSKPSWGYYGTYRDTLGKAVSYNRFQREVYGGAPAGESQAIGFNVGNLFEMKTEDRDSLNKGTKYQLLNLGASMSYNFAASQFKVSDLALTYRTDIGQYLGISGSNNYRFYDYDNQLNERVNRLLIDEGKGLATMTNFNINLSTSLHGDKKKREYDTRPVDTTANAQSLPAAFRQSGYRGLYDEEPPDFSIPWNLGLSFSYAENEENPAAKTRSASVNGNLGFNLTENWKFSATGSYDFVTRQVAAPRITIDRDLHCWTMNFSWVPTGALAGYRFELKVKAPQLQDIKLTKQSLNSGYN, encoded by the coding sequence ATGGCACATGAAATCCAAAAACTATTGACAACGCCGGTTCTGCATTTCTCCTATCGATATCGACCGCGCCGAATCCTTTTAGCGTTTGCCTTCCTGCAGCTGTTCCTTGCGCAGACCTCTCACGCCTATCCGGCGGATACCCTTCTTGCCGCGAAGCCGGATTCAACCGTCAAACAGGATACGACGAAGAAAAAAGCCTCGGGGATCGACACGAGCGTCGTCTACTCCGCCGTCGACTCGATCGTCTATTCCTATCCCCAAAAGGTCATGAAGATGTACGGAAAAGGGGACGTCAAGTACCGCGACCTCGGACTGAAATCGGAGCGCATCGAGGTCAACTGGAACGACAATAATCTTGAATCGTACGGCGTTCTCGACTCCTCGAAGATCGGCAAGACCGATTCGCTGAAGAAATTGTACCGCGGCACGCCGGTCATGGTCGACGGGAGCGAGACGTACGAGGGATGGAAGATCGGCTACAATTTTAAGTCGCAGAAAGGGCTTGTGACCCTCGGCGAAACGGAGATGGACCAAAGCTATTATCACGGGGAGCAGATCAAGAAGGTGGATAAGGATATGATGTTCATCTCCAACGGAGTGTTCACCTCGTGCGACCTCGACCATCCACATTACTTTTTTTTCAGCCCGCGCATGCGAGTGACGATCCAGGACAAAATTGTCGCCGAGCCGATCTATCTTTACGTCGCCGATGTTCCGGTCTTCGCTCTCCCGTTCGGAGTTTTCCCGAGTCAGGGGGGGCGGCGCTCCGGCATCATCGCCCCCGCCTACGGCGAGGATGCAACGCGCGGAAAATATATCAGCCACCTCGGTTATTACGATGCGATCAGCGATTACATGGACCTGGCGGTGGCGGGCGATTGGTACCCGGAAGGCGGCTGGCAGGCGTTGTCCGACTTTCGGTATGCGAAGCGATACGATTTCAGCGGCGCGCTGACGGGACAATATTCCCGCCTCATCACCGGCGAACCGACCGACTACAACCGGCAGGATGAGGCGAACTACCGGGTCAACCTTATCCATAACCAAACGATCGACCCGACGACGCACCTCGACGTAAATTTTACCTTCGCGAGCAATAATTCGTACAAGACAAGCAACAACTACGATGATTACTTAATGCAGGAAATTTATTCCAACGCAACGCTGAGTAAATCGTGGGAGGGGACGAACAACAGCATGACGATGAATATTTCCAGGACGCAGGATCTGCTGCAGGGCAGTATCACATCGACCATCCCGACAATTTCGTTCTCGCATTCGCAGAGCTTTCCGTTTCGCGTCGCGACGGCATCGCGCGGGCTTTCGGATAATTCGGGGTCGAATTATGCATGGTACGAACTGATCGGCCTCGGGTACAACGGCCAGTTCATGAATGAGGACAACAAGACCAAAACTGCCGATACGCTGGATTATCCGGACGGGTTCAACCGCGTTAACCGGCAGGGCGTTTCGCACAGCTTCACCTTGAACGCGTCTCCCAAGGCGGGGTATTTTACTGTTTCGCCGTTCTTCAACTATTACGAGCGATGGTACGATAAAAGCGTCACGGTCGACAGCGTCAACTCCAAGACCGACGCTCCGGTCCTCCGGGACGTCGACGGGTTTGGAGCGGTGCGGTATTTCAATATGGGACTCGCGGCATCGACAAAACTCTACGGCATGTTTCAGCCGCCGATCCCCGGCATTGCCGGATTCCGTCACACGATCACGCCGAGCATATCGTACAGCTACCAGCCTGATTTTTCGAAACCCTCATGGGGATATTACGGAACGTACCGGGATACGCTCGGCAAGGCTGTGTCCTACAACCGCTTTCAAAGGGAGGTGTACGGCGGCGCTCCGGCGGGCGAGTCGCAGGCGATCGGTTTCAACGTCGGCAACCTGTTCGAAATGAAGACCGAAGACAGAGATTCGCTGAACAAAGGGACAAAGTACCAATTACTGAACCTCGGCGCTTCGATGTCGTACAACTTTGCAGCATCGCAGTTCAAAGTCTCCGACCTTGCGCTCACCTATCGCACCGATATCGGTCAATATCTTGGGATCAGCGGGAGTAACAACTATCGTTTCTACGACTATGACAACCAGCTCAACGAGCGCGTCAACAGGCTGCTCATCGATGAGGGAAAAGGGCTCGCGACGATGACCAACTTCAACATTAATCTTTCGACGTCGCTCCACGGGGACAAGAAAAAAAGAGAGTATGACACCCGTCCGGTCGACACCACCGCGAACGCACAAAGCCTCCCCGCTGCATTCCGGCAGAGCGGCTACCGCGGACTGTATGACGAGGAGCCTCCTGACTTCAGCATTCCGTGGAATCTCGGCCTAAGTTTCAGTTACGCCGAGAATGAGGAGAACCCTGCCGCCAAGACCCGGTCTGCAAGCGTCAACGGAAACCTCGGCTTCAACTTGACGGAAAACTGGAAATTTTCGGCGACCGGGAGCTACGATTTTGTCACGCGCCAGGTCGCCGCGCCGCGCATCACGATCGACCGGGATTTGCACTGCTGGACGATGAACTTCAGCTGGGTCCCGACCGGCGCGCTGGCCGGCTACAGGTTCGAGCTGAAAGTGAAAGCGCCGCAACTCCAGGACATCAAACTGACGAAGCAAAGCCTGAACAGCGGATACAATTGA